From the genome of Vicia villosa cultivar HV-30 ecotype Madison, WI linkage group LG2, Vvil1.0, whole genome shotgun sequence, one region includes:
- the LOC131648242 gene encoding protein ALP1-like, with amino-acid sequence MGPIRGIKKRRKTENNNNVSASSGSSDKEGVVVDWWDDLSRKINGHQKSPPKISRKTFEYICSLVKDDIATKSAHFTFSNGKPMSLFDQVAVSLRRLGTGDSLVTIGDSFGLSHSTVSQVTWRFVVSMEERALHHLQWPSTQEELNTIKSKFEKIQGFPNCCGAVDVTHITICLPASEHSSNVWLDHKKNHSMVLQAIVDPDMKFRDIVTGWPGKMKDWSIFESSNFNKLCNKGERLNGKKLKISEVTEIREYIIGDSGYPLLPYLIVPYEEKELLESEQKAKFNKLHLETRMVAQRALARLKEMWRIIHGNMWRPDKHRLPRIILVCCLLHNIVIDMQDEVKDELLCLYRHNHDSGYSQLICEGVDEKGVAMRESLSHYLNGRLHP; translated from the exons ATGGGTCCTATAAGAGGAATCAAAAAGAGAAGAAAgacagaaaataataataatgtttctGCTTCTTCTGGCTCATCTGACAAAGAGGGTGTTGTTGTAGATTGGTGGGATGATTTGTCAAGGAAGATCAATG GTCATCAGAAGTCACCACCAAAGATCTCCAGAAAGACATTTGAGTACATATGTTCACTTGTCAAGGATGATATAGCGACAAAATCTGCGCATTTTACGTTTTCAAACGGAAAGCCAATGTCTTTGTTTGATCAAGTGGCCGTGTCATTAAGAAGATTAGGAACCGGTGACTCGCTAGTCACAATTGGCGATTCGTTTGGGCTAAGCCACTCAACTGTTTCGCAAGTCACATGGCGATTTGTGGTTTCCATGGAAGAAAGAGCACTTCATCATCTACAATGGCCTTCAACACAAGAGGAGTTGAATACCATCAAGTCAAAATTTGAGAAAATACAAGGCTTCCCGAATTGCTGCGGCGCCGTTGATGTTACTCACATCACAATTTGTTTACCTGCATCCGAACATTCGAGTAATGTGTGGCTTGATCATAAGAAAAATCACAGCATGGTTTTGCAAGCAATAGTCGATCCTGACATGAAATTCCGCGACATAGTCACCGGTTGGCCTGGTAAAATGAAAGACTGGTCGATATTCGAGAGCTCAAATTTCAACAAACTTTGCAACAAAGGAGAAAGACTCAATGGAAAGAAATTAAAAATTTCTGAAGTAACAGAAATAAGGGAATATATTATAGGTGATTCAGGTTATCCACTACTACCTTACCTGATTGTTCCTTATGAAGAGAAAGAACTCTTGGAATCAGAACAGAAAGCAAAGTTTAATAAGCTGCATTTGGAAACAAGAATGGTGGCACAGAGAGCATTGGCAAGGCTGAAGGAAATGTGGAGAATCATTCATGGAAATATGTGGCGGCCGGACAAGCATCGGTTGCCGAGGATCATTCTGGTCTGTTGCTTACTTCACAACATTGTTATTGACATGCAAGATGAAGTGAAGGATGAATTGCTATGTTTGTATCGTCATAATCATGACTCAGGGTATAGTCAACTTATTTGTGAAGGTGTGGATGAGAAGGGTGTGGCAATGAGGGAAAGTTTGTCTCATTACTTGAATGGAAGGTTGCATCCATGA
- the LOC131648243 gene encoding protein ALP1-like, which produces MGPVRGNKKRRKTENNNNVSGSADSSDKEVIVVDWWDDLSIKINGHRKSPPKISKKTFEYICSLVKDDISTKSAHFTFTNGKPMSLSDQVAVSLRRLGTGDSLVTIGDSFGLSHSTVSQVTWRFVVSMEERALHHLQWPSTQEEMNTIKSKFEKIQGFPNCCGAVDVTHITLCLPASEHSSNVWLDHKKNHSMVLQAIVDPDMKFRDIVTGWPGKMKDWSIFESSNFNKLCNKGERLNGKKLKISEVTEIREYIIGDSGYPLLPYLIVPYEEKELLESEQKAKFNKLHLETRMVAQRALARLKEMWRIIHGNMWRPDKHRLPRIILVCCLLHNIVIDMQDEVKDELLCLYRHNHDSGYSQLVCEGVDEKGVAMRESLSHYLNGRLHP; this is translated from the exons ATGGGTCCTGTGAGAGGAAACAAAAAGAGAAGAAAGACAGAAAATAACAATAATGTTTCTGGTTCTGCTGATTCATCTGACAAAGAGGTTATTGTTGTAGATTGGTGGGATGATTTGTCAATCAAGATCAATG GTCATCGGAAGTCACCACCAAAGATCTCCAAAAAGACGTTTGAGTACATATGTTCACTTGTTAAGGATGATATATCGACAAAATCCGCGCATTTCACGTTTACGAACGGAAAGCCAATGTCTTTGTCTGATCAAGTGGCTGTGTCATTAAGAAGATTAGGAACTGGTGACTCGCTAGTCACAATTGGCGATTCATTTGGGCTAAGCCATTCAACTGTTTCGCAAGTCACATGGCGATTTGTGGTTTCCATGGAAGAAAGAGCCCTTCATCATCTACAATGGCCTTCAACACAAGAAGAGATGAATACAATCAAGTCAAAATTTGAGAAAATACAAGGCTTCCCGAATTGCTGCGGCGCCGTTGATGTTACTCACATCACATTGTGTTTACCTGCATCCGAACATTCGAGTAATGTATGGCTGGATCATAAGAAAAATCACAGCATGGTTTTGCAAGCAATAGTTGATCCTGACATGAAATTCCGCGATATAGTCACCGGTTGGCCTGGTAAAATGAAGGACTGGTCGATATTCGAGAGCTCAAATTTCAACAAACTTTGCAACAAAGGAGAAAGACTCAATGGAAAGAAATTAAAAATTTCTGAAGTAACAGAAATAAGGGAATATATTATAGGCGATTCAGGTTATCCACTACTACCTTACCTGATTGTTCCTTATGAAGAAAAAGAACTCTTGGAATCAGAACAGAAAGCAAAGTTTAATAAGCTGCATTTGGAGACAAGAATGGTGGCACAGAGAGCATTGGCAAGGCTGAAGGAAATGTGGAGAATCATTCATGGAAATATGTGGCGGCCGGACAAGCATCGGTTGCCGAGGATCATTCTGGTCTGTTGCTTACTTCACAACATTGTTATTGACATGCAAGATGAAGTGAAAGATGAATTGCTATGTTTGTATCGTCATAATCACGACTCAGGGTATAGTCAACTTGTTTGTGAAGGTGTGGATGAGAAGGGTGTGGCAATGAGGGAAAGTTTGTCTCATTACTTGAATGGAAGGTTGCATccatga
- the LOC131651329 gene encoding uncharacterized protein LOC131651329: MGAFTENSSKRTKNSANGSYMASPNSETPSSCELNSPSPMERPMGQKAAKRKGKAKENANATEPPSSVTSDTRNKRMEVMENLARLKEEENKLVKEKMEFETMQFIMSNTSKMNDSQREFHEKRCNNLKEKYGW, from the coding sequence ATGGGAGCATTCACCgaaaattcttcaaagagaacaaAGAATTCTGCTAATGGTTCATACATGGCATCGCCAAACTCAGAGACACCTTCAAGTTGTGAGTTAAACTCACCATCTCCAATGGAGCGTCCAATGGGACAAAAGGCGGCAAAACGAAAAGGTAAGGCAAAggaaaatgcaaatgcaactgAACCTCCTTCTAGTGTTACTTCCGATACAAGGAATAAAAGAATGGAAGTAATGGAAAATCTTGCACGACTTAAGGAGGAAGAAAACAAATTAGTCAAGGAAAAGATGGAGTTTGAAACAATGCAATTCATAATGTCAAACACTTCTAAGATGAATGATAGTCAACGTGAATTTCATGAAAAACGTTGTAATAACctaaaagaaaaatatggatggtAA
- the LOC131651328 gene encoding uncharacterized protein LOC131651328, whose product MDSNNSNNLNKLFWEVIEEELMDNTDEELLLSMLEKERQSRSSSRRKRMSVIDRNREEGHIRLFIDYFSENPVYTDDQFRRRFKMHRHLFLRIVEALGNHDEYFQMRVDATGKMGFSPLQKCTSAIRMLAYGSSADIVDEYVRIGESTAVECLERFVRDVNEVFGAEYLRRPNNNDVEHLLQMGESRGFPGMLGSIDCMHWEWKNCPVAWKGQFCRGDHGKPTIMLEAVASQDLWIWHAFFGIAGSNNDINVLNQSNVFNDIFEGRAVTVQYTINGTPYNMGYYLADGIYPEWATFVKTISMPQGEKRKLFAQHQESARKDVERAFGVLQSRFVIICGPARAWHMETLKPTIYACIILHNMIVEDE is encoded by the coding sequence ATggattcaaacaattcaaacaacctcaacaaactttTTTGGGAGGTGATTGAAGAAGAACTTATGGACAACACAGATGAAGAACTATTGTTGTCAATGCTTGAGAAGGAACGTCAATCTAGAAGTTCATCAAGGCGAAAAAGAATGTCAGTGATAGATCGGAATCGTGAAGAAGGGCATATACGATTATTCATCGACTACTTCTCAGAAAATCCAGTATACACGGATGACCAATTCCGTAGAAGGTTCAAAATGCATAGGCATTTATTTCTTCGAATTGTAGAAGCCCTTGGAAATCATGATGAATATTTTCAAATGAGGGTCGACGCAACTGGTAAAATGGGTTTTTCACCATTGCAAAAGTGCACTTCTGCTATTCGTATGTTGGCATATGGATCTTCCGCTGACATTGTAGACGAATATGTTCGAATTGGTGAAAGCACTGCAGTTGAGTGCTTAGAGAGATTTGTAAGGGACGTGAATGAGGTATTTGGGGCCGAGTATTTAAGAAGGCCTAATAACAATGATGTTGAACATCTTTTACAAATGGGGGAGTCACGTGGATTTCCAGGCATGCTAGGTTCCATTGATTGTATGCATTGGGAATGGAAGAATTGTCCTGTTGCATGGAAAGGACAATTTTGCCGAGGTGATCATGGTAAACCTACGATCATGCTTGAAGCAGTGGCATCACAAGACTTATGGATTTGGCATGCATTTTTTGGTATTGCAGGTTCAAATAATGACATTAATGTGCTAAACCAATCCAATGTGTTTAACGATATTTTTGAAGGACGTGCTGTTACTGTGCAATATACAATCAATGGGACTCCATATAACATGGGGTATTATTTAGCAGATGGTATATATCCTGAGTGGGCTACATTTGTCAAGACCATTTCAATGCCGCAGGGAGAAAAGAGAAAACTATTTGCCCAACATCAAGAATCAGCTAGAAAGGATGTGGAGCGGGCATTTGGAGTGCTCCAATCTCGATTTGTAATTATATGTGGCCCAGCGCGTGCATGGCATATGGAAACCCTCAAGCCTACAATATATGCTTGCATCATATTGCACAATATGATTGTTGAAGACGAATGA